In the Pseudolabrys taiwanensis genome, one interval contains:
- a CDS encoding HU family DNA-binding protein, which produces MAKAAASTKPKAAKPVTTRHLAAALSETHQLTKKQGLEIMDNLITMITKHLKKGERVKIAGLGILQVRKRAARMGRNPATGEAIKIKASKKVAFRAAKDLKEAI; this is translated from the coding sequence ATGGCAAAAGCTGCCGCCTCAACCAAGCCGAAAGCCGCCAAGCCGGTCACGACCCGTCATCTGGCCGCCGCGCTCTCGGAGACCCACCAGCTCACCAAGAAGCAGGGCCTCGAGATCATGGACAACCTGATCACGATGATCACCAAGCACCTCAAGAAGGGCGAGCGGGTGAAGATCGCCGGTCTCGGCATCCTGCAGGTGCGCAAGCGCGCCGCCCGCATGGGCCGCAACCCGGCCACCGGCGAAGCGATCAAGATCAAGGCGTCGAAGAAGGTCGCGTTCCGCGCCGCCAAGGATCTCAAGGAAGCGATCTAA
- a CDS encoding sulfite exporter TauE/SafE family protein translates to MTLHSFLMLALAGIGGGMLSSMVGGAAVVTYPALLAAGLPPVTATTCNLAASFPGILIATLADRKQLPPVNRAFVGMLIASMLGAAVGAGLLLITPQHTFAVLVPILLGFATLMCAVAEPIGNWLHARAQKRGKTIDFSVTNLKMLLPVSLYGGYFGAGVGVLILGVMSIATRGNYRAANVAKNLVGTVNNATAAAIFAFQGQIMWPQTLALAAGTVAGGFAGAWLARIMPRAVMRVAVVVTGASLTGYFALKYWF, encoded by the coding sequence ATGACCCTCCACTCCTTCCTCATGCTCGCCCTCGCCGGCATTGGCGGCGGCATGTTGTCGTCGATGGTCGGCGGCGCGGCGGTGGTGACCTATCCGGCTTTGCTCGCCGCGGGCCTGCCGCCGGTCACGGCGACAACCTGCAATCTCGCTGCGTCGTTTCCCGGCATCCTCATCGCGACCTTGGCGGATCGCAAGCAACTGCCGCCGGTCAACCGCGCCTTCGTCGGCATGCTGATCGCGTCGATGCTGGGCGCGGCCGTGGGGGCCGGCCTGCTGCTGATCACGCCGCAGCACACGTTCGCGGTGCTCGTGCCGATCCTGCTCGGCTTCGCCACGCTGATGTGCGCCGTCGCCGAGCCCATCGGCAACTGGCTGCATGCGCGCGCGCAAAAGCGCGGCAAGACCATCGACTTCAGCGTCACCAATCTCAAGATGCTTTTGCCGGTGTCGCTCTATGGCGGTTATTTCGGCGCCGGGGTCGGGGTGCTCATCCTCGGCGTGATGTCGATCGCGACGCGCGGCAATTATCGCGCCGCCAACGTCGCCAAGAATCTGGTCGGCACGGTCAACAATGCCACGGCCGCCGCGATCTTCGCGTTTCAAGGACAGATCATGTGGCCGCAGACCTTGGCGCTCGCGGCCGGCACGGTCGCCGGCGGCTTCGCCGGGGCGTGGCTCGCGCGCATCATGCCGCGCGCGGTGATGCGCGTCGCCGTCGTCGTCACCGGCGCCAGCCTCACCGGCTACTTCGCCTTGAAATACTGGTTCTAA
- a CDS encoding ActR/PrrA/RegA family redox response regulator transcription factor, with translation MALKDAIPGERTVLIVEDDRSFLQRLAKALESRGFVVNTAESVAEGLLQVEQAAPAFAVVDMRLGDGNGLDVISALKTRRPEARAIILTGYGNIATAVNAVKLGAVDYLAKPADADDVVAALLAQDNSKIDPPENPMSADRVRWEHIQRIYEMCGRNVSETARRLNMHRRTLQRILAKRAPK, from the coding sequence GTGGCCCTGAAAGATGCCATTCCCGGCGAGCGCACAGTGCTGATCGTCGAGGATGACCGTTCGTTCCTGCAGCGGCTGGCAAAGGCCCTCGAGAGCCGCGGCTTCGTGGTCAATACCGCGGAATCCGTTGCGGAAGGCTTGTTGCAGGTCGAGCAGGCGGCACCCGCTTTCGCCGTTGTCGATATGCGTCTCGGCGACGGTAACGGCCTCGACGTGATATCGGCGCTCAAGACCCGCCGGCCCGAAGCCCGCGCCATCATCCTCACCGGCTACGGCAACATCGCCACGGCTGTGAACGCGGTGAAGCTCGGCGCGGTCGATTATCTCGCCAAGCCCGCCGATGCGGACGACGTCGTCGCGGCGCTGCTGGCGCAGGACAACAGCAAGATCGATCCGCCGGAAAATCCGATGTCGGCCGACCGCGTGCGCTGGGAACACATCCAGCGCATTTACGAGATGTGCGGCCGCAACGTGTCGGAAACCGCGCGCCGGCTCAACATGCACCGCCGCACGTTGCAGCGCATTCTCGCGAAACGCGCGCCGAAGTAA
- the mtnA gene encoding S-methyl-5-thioribose-1-phosphate isomerase, translating into MKIDGKPTRTIWVEGDGDAVGIIDQTQLPHRFVTTRVATLEEAAHAIKSMQVRGAPLIGAAAAYGMWLALKADASDEALERAYAVLHATRPTAINLKWALDEVMAVVRNRPRAERAAAALKRANEIAEEDVAINQGIGRNGLKLIEGIAARKKNGERVNVLTHCNAGWLATVDWGTATAPIYMAHDKGLPIHVFADETRPRNQGASLTAWELNKHGVPHTVIPDNTGGHLMQHGMVDLVIVGTDRVTAQGDVCNKIGTYLKALAARDNNVPFYVALPSPTIDFTVSDGVAEIPIEQRGPEEVAMMTGKTKDGRIETVQIVPDGSDVANYAFDVTPARLVTGLITERGVLKAERAALKAAFPERA; encoded by the coding sequence ATGAAAATCGACGGAAAACCGACACGCACGATCTGGGTGGAAGGCGATGGTGACGCCGTCGGCATCATCGATCAGACGCAATTGCCGCATCGCTTCGTTACGACGCGCGTCGCGACGCTCGAGGAGGCCGCCCACGCGATCAAGTCGATGCAGGTGCGCGGCGCGCCGCTCATCGGTGCGGCCGCGGCCTACGGGATGTGGCTGGCGCTCAAGGCCGACGCCTCCGACGAGGCGCTGGAGCGCGCTTATGCCGTGCTGCATGCGACGCGGCCGACGGCGATCAATCTGAAATGGGCGCTCGACGAGGTGATGGCGGTGGTGCGCAATCGCCCGCGCGCCGAGCGCGCCGCGGCGGCGCTCAAGCGCGCCAACGAGATCGCCGAGGAAGACGTGGCCATCAATCAGGGCATCGGCCGCAACGGCCTCAAGCTGATCGAGGGCATCGCGGCGCGCAAAAAGAACGGCGAGCGCGTCAATGTGCTGACGCACTGCAATGCCGGTTGGCTGGCAACGGTCGATTGGGGCACGGCGACGGCGCCGATCTACATGGCGCATGACAAGGGCCTGCCGATCCACGTCTTCGCCGACGAAACCCGGCCGCGCAATCAGGGCGCCTCGCTGACGGCGTGGGAGCTCAACAAGCACGGCGTGCCGCACACGGTCATACCCGACAACACCGGCGGCCATCTGATGCAGCACGGCATGGTCGATCTCGTCATCGTCGGGACCGACCGCGTCACCGCGCAAGGCGATGTCTGCAATAAGATCGGCACTTATCTCAAGGCGCTCGCCGCCCGCGACAACAACGTGCCGTTCTATGTGGCGCTGCCGTCGCCGACCATCGACTTCACCGTCAGCGACGGCGTCGCCGAAATCCCGATTGAGCAGCGTGGCCCGGAAGAGGTCGCGATGATGACCGGCAAGACAAAGGACGGGCGCATCGAGACGGTGCAGATCGTGCCGGACGGGTCGGATGTGGCGAACTATGCCTTCGACGTCACGCCGGCGCGGCTCGTCACCGGCTTGATCACCGAGCGCGGCGTGCTCAAGGCCGAGCGCGCGGCGCTGAAGGCGGCCTTTCCCGAGCGGGCGTAA
- a CDS encoding ABC transporter ATP-binding protein — protein sequence MDAQNTSAIVVDSLVKRYKTGTAVDGISFRLPAGSVTGLLGGNGAGKTTTIAMIMGLVTPTSGTVRVLGAEMPNERYRVLHRMNFESPYVDLPMRLTVRQNLSVFAQLYAVPDIEGRIRELAADLDLVDLLDRPSGKLSAGQKTRVSLAKSLLNRPEVLLLDEPTASLDPDTADWVRGRLEHFRHTYGATILLASHNMLEVERLCERVIIMKRGKVEDDDTPAQLLTRYGRETLEDVFLDVARGRNREAAQ from the coding sequence ATGGACGCGCAGAACACCTCCGCCATCGTCGTCGACAGCCTCGTCAAGCGCTACAAGACCGGGACCGCCGTCGACGGCATCTCGTTCCGGCTGCCGGCGGGCTCGGTCACCGGGCTGCTCGGCGGCAACGGCGCTGGCAAGACCACCACCATTGCGATGATCATGGGCCTCGTCACCCCCACCTCCGGCACCGTGCGGGTGCTAGGGGCGGAGATGCCGAACGAGCGTTATCGCGTTCTGCACCGGATGAATTTCGAAAGCCCCTATGTCGATCTGCCGATGCGGCTGACGGTGCGGCAGAACCTGTCGGTGTTCGCGCAGCTCTACGCCGTGCCCGACATCGAGGGGCGTATTCGCGAGCTTGCGGCCGATCTCGATCTCGTCGATCTGCTCGACCGCCCGAGCGGCAAGCTGTCGGCGGGGCAGAAGACGCGCGTGTCGCTGGCCAAGTCGCTGCTCAACCGGCCCGAGGTGCTGTTGCTCGACGAGCCGACGGCCTCGCTCGATCCAGATACCGCCGATTGGGTGCGCGGTCGGCTCGAGCATTTCCGCCATACCTATGGCGCGACCATCCTGCTCGCCTCGCACAACATGCTCGAGGTGGAGCGGCTGTGCGAGCGCGTCATCATCATGAAGCGCGGCAAGGTCGAGGACGACGATACGCCGGCGCAGCTGCTGACGCGCTACGGCCGCGAGACATTGGAGGATGTGTTCCTCGATGTCGCGCGCGGGCGTAACCGGGAGGCGGCGCAATGA
- a CDS encoding alpha/beta hydrolase, with product MAIDYEVEYDNRARVPEHPEIFARWFREGEAYRNASPKLERLSYGPSTRQTLDLFPAANDGPTTPLMLFIHGGWWRSLEPDQFSQMAKGANAHGVTVAVIGYELCPSCSLADIIGQVRAACLYLWRKRRQRFLAVGHSAGAHLAACMLATEWKTLDPTAPNDLVPAAYAISGVFDLAPLTQISVNADLKLTETTAHELSPIYWRVPAGRVLDAVVGGLESSEFLRQSKTIAEAWRQDMVQTRYEEIAGKNHFDVIDPLADPTSAMTQRVVELARQVQGIAL from the coding sequence ATGGCCATCGACTACGAAGTCGAATACGACAACCGCGCGCGGGTGCCCGAGCATCCGGAGATCTTCGCGCGCTGGTTCCGCGAGGGTGAAGCCTACCGCAACGCTTCGCCCAAGCTCGAGCGGCTTTCCTACGGCCCGTCCACGCGACAAACGCTCGATCTGTTTCCCGCCGCGAACGACGGGCCGACCACGCCGCTGATGCTGTTCATTCACGGCGGCTGGTGGCGCTCGCTCGAGCCCGACCAGTTCAGCCAGATGGCCAAGGGCGCGAACGCGCATGGCGTGACGGTCGCGGTCATCGGTTACGAGCTGTGCCCCAGCTGCTCCCTCGCCGACATCATCGGTCAGGTTCGTGCCGCATGTCTTTATCTCTGGCGCAAGCGGCGGCAACGCTTCCTCGCCGTCGGTCATTCCGCGGGCGCGCATCTCGCCGCGTGCATGCTGGCGACCGAATGGAAGACGCTCGACCCAACGGCGCCCAACGATCTCGTGCCCGCCGCTTACGCGATCTCCGGCGTGTTCGATCTTGCACCGCTGACGCAGATCTCGGTCAATGCCGATCTCAAGCTGACCGAAACGACCGCGCACGAACTGTCGCCGATCTATTGGCGAGTCCCGGCCGGGCGCGTGCTGGACGCCGTTGTCGGCGGCCTTGAATCGAGCGAGTTCCTGCGCCAAAGCAAAACGATCGCCGAGGCCTGGCGGCAAGATATGGTTCAGACACGTTACGAAGAGATCGCGGGCAAGAACCATTTCGACGTCATCGATCCACTTGCCGACCCGACCAGCGCGATGACCCAGCGCGTGGTCGAGTTGGCGCGCCAGGTGCAAGGCATTGCGCTTTAG
- a CDS encoding acyl-CoA dehydrogenase, which produces MSQAAEKREGKPPILKDKDFNWEDPLGLEFELTEEERMVRDTAKGFAEDYLMPRVIKAYSDEKYDPDMMREMGKLGLLGPTIPETYGGAGLGYVAYGLIAREVEKVDSGYRSAMSVQSSLVMYPIYAYGSEAQRMKYLPKLASGEFIGCFGLTEPDHGSDPGSMITRAEKVDGGYKLNGAKTWISNSPVADVAVVWAKLDGVIRGFIVERGMKGFSTPKIEGKLSLRASITGEIVLADCVVPEENLLPNAKGLAGPFGCLNNARYGIAWGAMGAAEFCWHRARQYTLDRKQFNRPLAANQLIQKKLADMQTEIALGLQGALRLGRMLENGQAAPPSISLMKRNNCGKALDIARMARDMHGGNGISEEFHVMRVVANLETVNTYEGTHDIHALILGRAQTGIQAFF; this is translated from the coding sequence ATGTCGCAAGCCGCCGAGAAGCGCGAAGGCAAGCCCCCGATCCTGAAGGATAAGGACTTCAATTGGGAGGACCCGCTCGGGCTCGAATTCGAGCTCACCGAGGAAGAGCGCATGGTGCGCGACACCGCCAAGGGGTTCGCCGAAGACTACCTGATGCCGCGCGTCATCAAGGCGTACTCCGACGAGAAGTACGACCCCGACATGATGCGCGAGATGGGCAAGCTCGGTCTGCTCGGCCCGACCATTCCGGAGACCTACGGCGGCGCCGGTCTCGGCTATGTCGCTTACGGCCTGATCGCGCGCGAGGTCGAGAAGGTCGATAGCGGCTATCGCTCGGCGATGTCGGTGCAGTCGTCGCTGGTGATGTATCCGATCTACGCCTACGGCTCGGAAGCGCAGCGCATGAAGTACCTGCCGAAGCTCGCCTCCGGCGAGTTCATCGGCTGCTTCGGCCTGACCGAGCCCGACCACGGCTCCGACCCGGGCTCGATGATCACCCGCGCCGAGAAGGTCGACGGCGGCTACAAGCTCAACGGCGCCAAGACCTGGATCTCGAATTCGCCGGTCGCCGACGTCGCGGTGGTGTGGGCCAAGCTCGATGGCGTCATCCGCGGCTTCATCGTCGAGCGCGGCATGAAGGGCTTCTCGACGCCGAAGATCGAAGGCAAGCTTTCGCTCCGCGCCTCGATCACCGGCGAGATCGTGCTGGCCGATTGCGTCGTGCCGGAAGAGAACCTGCTGCCGAACGCCAAGGGCCTCGCGGGTCCGTTCGGCTGCCTCAACAACGCCCGCTACGGCATCGCCTGGGGCGCCATGGGCGCGGCCGAGTTCTGCTGGCACCGCGCGCGCCAGTACACGCTCGACCGCAAGCAGTTCAACCGGCCGCTCGCCGCCAACCAGCTGATCCAGAAGAAGCTCGCCGACATGCAGACCGAGATCGCGCTCGGCCTGCAGGGCGCGCTGCGTCTCGGCCGCATGCTGGAGAACGGCCAGGCCGCGCCGCCGTCGATCTCGCTGATGAAGCGCAACAACTGCGGCAAGGCGCTCGACATCGCGCGCATGGCCCGCGACATGCACGGCGGCAACGGCATCTCGGAGGAATTCCATGTGATGCGCGTCGTCGCCAACCTCGAGACGGTGAACACCTACGAGGGCACGCACGACATCCACGCGCTGATCCTCGGCCGCGCGCAGACCGGCATCCAGGCGTTTTTCTGA
- a CDS encoding ActS/PrrB/RegB family redox-sensitive histidine kinase, whose amino-acid sequence MTTPELAHHHPRRNVRLDTLVRLRWLAIGGQTIAVLVVYLGLDFDLPIWACMAVIVLSAWLNVALRLRFHTAQRLDPDRAAWLLAFDIAELAVLLFLTGGLQNPFAFLFLGPVLLSATALPARFTVMLGGFAIACATVLVFVHYPLPWDSDDPLELPSLYMMGVWFSILLAIGFIGVYAWQITEESRQLADAITATELILAREQHLTQLDGLAAAAAHELGTPLSTIAVIAKELQNAIPASSPHADDIRLLREQALRCRDILAKLTKLSSGLEPFDRLPLMTVIEEVVAPHRNFGVAIGVTAPEDRSNEPVVQRNPAILYGLGNILENAVDFAENRVVVGAQWNDDEIEVTIIDDGPGFAPEVMDKIGEPYVTSRRRKPNDPEEEPGGLGLGFFIAKTLLERAGATLALANLPSPDRGAVVTVRWPRAELERLRAAAAA is encoded by the coding sequence ATGACCACGCCCGAGCTCGCCCATCACCACCCCCGGCGCAATGTGCGTCTCGACACCTTGGTGCGCCTGCGCTGGCTCGCCATCGGCGGACAGACCATCGCCGTGCTCGTGGTCTATCTCGGCCTCGACTTCGATCTGCCGATCTGGGCCTGCATGGCCGTCATCGTGCTGTCGGCCTGGCTCAACGTGGCGCTGCGCCTGCGCTTCCACACCGCGCAGCGGCTCGACCCCGACCGCGCCGCCTGGCTGCTCGCCTTCGACATCGCCGAGCTCGCGGTGCTGCTTTTCCTCACCGGCGGTTTGCAGAATCCGTTCGCGTTCCTGTTCCTCGGGCCGGTGCTGCTATCGGCGACGGCGCTGCCCGCGCGCTTCACGGTGATGCTCGGCGGCTTTGCCATCGCCTGCGCGACGGTCTTGGTCTTCGTGCATTATCCGCTGCCGTGGGACAGCGACGACCCGCTGGAATTGCCGTCGCTCTACATGATGGGCGTCTGGTTCTCGATCCTGCTGGCGATCGGCTTCATCGGCGTCTATGCGTGGCAGATCACCGAAGAGTCGCGCCAACTCGCCGACGCCATCACCGCAACCGAACTCATCCTCGCCCGCGAACAGCATCTGACGCAGCTCGACGGTCTTGCCGCCGCCGCCGCGCACGAACTCGGCACGCCGTTGTCGACCATCGCGGTGATCGCGAAGGAGTTGCAGAACGCGATACCCGCCTCGTCGCCACATGCCGACGACATCCGCCTGCTGCGTGAGCAAGCGCTGCGCTGCCGCGACATTCTAGCCAAGCTGACCAAGCTGTCGTCGGGCCTCGAGCCGTTCGATCGTCTGCCGCTGATGACGGTGATCGAGGAGGTGGTCGCGCCGCATCGCAATTTCGGCGTCGCCATCGGCGTGACCGCGCCGGAGGATCGCAGCAACGAACCCGTGGTCCAGCGCAACCCGGCTATCTTGTACGGTCTCGGCAACATCCTGGAGAACGCGGTCGACTTCGCGGAGAACCGGGTCGTGGTCGGCGCGCAGTGGAACGACGACGAGATCGAGGTCACCATCATCGATGACGGTCCGGGCTTCGCACCGGAAGTCATGGACAAGATCGGCGAGCCTTACGTTACCAGCCGCCGCCGCAAGCCGAACGATCCCGAAGAGGAACCCGGCGGACTGGGCCTTGGCTTTTTCATCGCCAAGACGCTGCTCGAACGCGCGGGCGCAACGCTGGCGCTCGCCAACCTGCCGTCGCCCGATCGCGGCGCCGTCGTTACCGTCCGCTGGCCGCGGGCGGAACTCGAGCGGCTTCGCGCCGCTGCCGCGGCGTGA
- a CDS encoding MmcB family DNA repair protein gives MSLPAQKLELPVDGRQSETALAVARGTARLLHAHGFCVVSELPLPSGRRADLVALDGGGQIWIVEIKSSIADFRADQKWPDYRLHCDRLFFATSLEVPCEIFPADTGLIVADAFGADFKCEAPEHKLPAATRKAMMLLFARAAAMRLQSLVDPTGPYGDWD, from the coding sequence ATGAGCCTGCCCGCGCAGAAACTGGAACTACCCGTCGACGGCCGCCAGTCGGAGACCGCGCTTGCCGTCGCGCGCGGCACGGCGCGGCTGCTGCATGCACACGGTTTCTGCGTGGTGAGCGAACTGCCACTGCCGTCCGGCCGGCGCGCCGATCTGGTGGCGCTCGATGGCGGCGGCCAGATTTGGATCGTCGAAATCAAATCGTCGATCGCCGATTTTCGCGCCGATCAGAAGTGGCCGGATTACCGGCTGCACTGCGATCGGCTGTTCTTCGCCACCTCGCTCGAGGTGCCGTGCGAGATCTTCCCGGCCGACACCGGGCTGATCGTGGCGGATGCCTTTGGAGCGGACTTCAAATGCGAAGCGCCGGAGCACAAGCTGCCGGCGGCGACGCGCAAGGCGATGATGTTATTGTTTGCCCGCGCTGCGGCGATGCGGCTGCAATCGCTCGTCGATCCCACCGGGCCTTATGGCGATTGGGATTAA